The sequence below is a genomic window from Nostoc flagelliforme CCNUN1.
TTTATGAATATACCACTGGTAAGAAGATTGAACCAAAACACGCCATGCTTTACAACGCTGGAAATGTTACTGGTATTGGCGTATCCTTTTTGACAGGCATGAAAGCTGCAACCTGGGCTAAAACTGCAATTGGGCCACTTAAGTGGGTATCTACTGTACAGACTGGATTAGATGTTTATGATGCGGCTAAAGCTACCAATAACCTTTATCAAAGCTATCAAGACAACGGGAAGTTTGAACGAGAAGATGCTTGGAACCTATTAGCTTATGTGCCTTTTGCTGGGGCATTATTAGGTACTAAGAAGTTTTTTGCTGCTAATAAGGCGATTAAAGGTAGTACTGAGTCAACTGATGGTTTGCTGGCTGCTAAAAATACAGGAACTGGCTTTGGGAATTGCTTCGTCGCAGGTACAGAAATTCTAACCACTGATGGTATTAAGAATATTGAGGATATTCAGGTTGGCGATTGGGTAATCGCTGATGATCCGACTACACCAGGGGAGATTGAAGCACAGCAGGTAACAGATACGTTTGTTAGGGAAACCACTGCGCTGGTTGACTTGTATGTTGACGGGGAGGTGATTTCTACTACGGGCGAACATCCCTTCTGGACACCTGATAAAGGTTGGGTGGAAGCGAAGGATTTGCAAGTGGGATCATTGTTGCAAACTGAAGATGGCAGAGTCATTGATGTTGATAAGATTGAGAAACGTGAGGGTGATTTTACCGTCTACAACTTTAAGGTCGAAGACTTCCATACTTATTTTGTTTCTGATTTAAGAGTTTTAGCTCACAATGCAAATTGCGATCCTGGTAATGTAAGGGTAGGTCGTTGGATGAGTCCTGAAGAGCTTGCAAAAATGCAGCAGACTGGCATAGTTCAAGAAAGTTATACTGGTACCACACATGTTGCATTTCCTAGCAATCCTGAAGCATTCATGAGTCAAGCAAAGCCCGGTGCTGTGTACGTAGAGTTTGATGTACCTGAATCCGTCATAAGACAAACAAATGAAGGATGGGCAAGCATCAAGGGCCCCAATAGTGTAGATGGAAGACTTGCAGCTAGAAAGGGTTTACCAAGACCTGAAATGCCTGCGGCAACAAATGTAACCCATAGAGCAACAAAAATATCTTATTAAGGAGTTTGTTTAGAATTATGCTATCTGACTTTGAATGTTGGATTCAGGAGAAATATCAGGAAATTGAGAAATTGGGCTACAAAGCAGAGGTAGTAAAATCTCCATCTGATATTAATGAACCAAGTACACGCTTGGATTTAGATTCTGATAATTATATTGCTCGCATAACTTTGTGGGAATCTGGAGAATCTTATTTAGAAATTGTTGATGTTCTTTCAGAAAACATGGTGTTCAATGAATACATAGTGATTGACAAAAATATGAACTTTAGTGAAGCTTTTGAAAAATTTTTCACTAGATTAAGGCAGTAATAACTTAGCTTTTTCTACAAAAATAGATATTTTTGTAGAAAAGTAAATGCTTGCGAATAAATAACCAATATGAAATTTTTAAAAGTCAACAAATTTCTAAAAATCAACTAGAAAACTCTATTTCAGCAATATTAAACTTCATGAGGGGGGTGAATAAACTTTCTCACTGGAAATAAGCTTGTAATTTAATTTATAAGACCTTAGTTTTCAGACCTTATTATTTTTTTGTGCTTTTGATTAAGAGCAGTATAACTACCTTGGTTATGTTACCACCAAATCTTCATTCAGGTAATAAAGCTTACTTTTAGATAAAAGTTAAAAAACTTTTAATGTATCATCTCAGATAAAATTTTTGTATAAATTTCATAGTTTTCTTGATCGTAGCAGCAAAAAATAACTCTTTGGGGGCAACCATTCTTTTGTAATTGTTCCTCGCATATTTTCACTGCAATCTCAGCAGCTAGAATCTTAGGATATTTATAAATGCCAGTACTAATGCAAGGAAATGCCAAAGTATTAAATTCTTTATCGCCGGCAATTTGCATACACTTATAGTAACACTGAGCTAGAAGTTCGGGTTCTTTATTATTACCTCCTCGCCATACTGGGCCGACTGTATGAATGATAAAGCTTGCAGGCAAGCGATATCCTTTAGTGAGCTTGGCATCACCAATTTTGCATCCTCTAAGTGATCTACATTCGTCAACAAGCTCTGCCCCAGCTGCTCTATGTATTGCTCCATCTACTCCACTACCTCCAAGCAGACTTGTATTTGCAGCATTTACAATTGCATCAACTTCTAGCTTTGTAATATCACCTAAAATAACTTCCATAAAACTTGAGCTTGGTAAAAGAAATCGAACTTAACATTTTGTTTTAGTAGTTGACAAGTGCGATATTACTCATTCTACCTTACCAGCACTCTATCCACCGCCACAAAACCCCACTGCGGAAACTTCGCCACCAACTTCTTGATCACAATCTGCTTTCGCGGGATAATCATTCCAGCACTCTTGCAAGAAGTCAAAACCCGGATTCTCTCCCGAATTCGCCGCTCGATTCAGTTTTTCCCTTCTTACAGGTCGCATATTTGACCGCGCTACAATCGCCTCATGTGACCATTTTTCAGGCTGTGGCACAAGCACGACGGAACCTTCGCCTTCATGAACTGCTTTGACTTTTCCACCCGTAACTTACTTCAACACATTGCTTCCAGTCCTAATCCAATGGCATTTGAACGACAATTATGAGTAACCCTCTTTCCCACCCCGAAGATCCAGACTTCCATTCATCTATTCAGGAGAATCTAAAACAGCTTTCTGCTCAGTTAGGATCTCCTTTGTCCGAATTATCAGTTATAGAAATATACCAGAATGCGTGCGATCTACTGAGCCACATTTCTCCGTCCCCTCTTACTCTTGCCCGTGTTGCCGGAACATTACTCGTCTACCGAGTCCAGGACACAGAACTGGAAGAATCCCAGTGGTTCAACAACCAAGTGAAACAATGTCTCGACGAAGAAGAAGTTGAGGAGTTGATTGAATCGATACATCGCACGGATGCTTTGTAATCGCTGAAAAAGTGGGAGTCTCGCGCACATCGGATACTGCCGCATCATTTCCGCAACTGCCACTGCCTCACCCAAGGAGCGTGTACACGTTTCCCCCCGATGCAATTACAATTCTCTGTTGCCTCGCCCACTCAAACCAAGCAACCATGTCCGATTTAGTCTGTTGTGCCTCCGACTTCCTCTCTTCCTTGCAAGCTGCCACAAACACGGCTTCCGTTGACTTGACTCTCTTCCAAGTGCGTAACGCTTCTTTGAAATAGGCGAACGCACAGTTTTAGGATGAGCCAGTAGCGAAGATAACCTTATTTCTTTAGTTCGGTTCCACTCTCAAATAAAACTGTGTAGCCACAAACTTAGTATCTCTCTTGGTTGGATCTGAGTTGCCTACTACCTCAGTTTTACCTACAGCAATTAAACCTTGATCGAAAACTTCGTTTGTTGCTGCGTCAAGTTGTTTTTGTGTTGCACCGGTTTGACTCAAATCGATTGACGAAACTTGAGCAGTCTTAGGTTTATTTAGAACCAGATTATCTGTGGAGAAGCAAGGAGTTGTGATGCAACGAATGCCATTGTCTTTTAGTGCCACAAAAGTACCTTTTGCTGGGACATTTGTCGCGGCATAGAAAGCTTCTTTGACTCTCAAATTCCCAAACTCACCGAATGAGGGAAATGTCACTGGAACGATGTTACCTCTGAGGAGCAGACGGCTACCATCATCGTTTTGAATTTTTACCAGTTGGGAAGGTGGGACTTTCAGGGAACTCCAATCAATTGCAGACACATAACATTCGGAGCGAAAAACACCATCTAAGCAAGGAGTAGCTTTCAAGTTTACCTGCTTAATAAAATATCCACCGCATATTGGAAAAGCACATCTGCGAACATCTCTCCGTATCGTGTAATATCCCCATTGGGGAAACTCTTGATTTTTGACAGTGGCGGCAACAGAATCAGTAGTCTCTGGAGCAGAAATGTTTTGAGCAGATACTTTGGAGAAAAATCCGTTGCTAACTATTATTGCACCTAATAGAGGAATAATTGAGGCTTTGTAGTTAAGCGATATTTTGTTCATGGGAGTTTTAAATTTTATTTAAGGATTCAATACTTTTGTTAAAATAAGAGTTGAGAAAAATGCTGGCAAATACAAAAAAATTATACCACTATAATCTATGTAGATTTTTTAGCGAATTGTTACAATTTTCAGAATGATTGAAGAAAAATTCAGCTATCGTGAATACATCCGTCGAATGCAACCAGTGGGGATTCAGAACTGCTTGCTACTAATCAGTAAACCAAAAAGTTTTTTAAAAGTCTTACCATCTGGACATTTCAGCTAAAGCCAGGGATATCACAAAACTCACAAAACAACGTTTTATTGACCATTTCAGACGATGCCCCTAGTTACCTCGAAGCGTAGGCGTAGCCCGTCGTAGACATCGCTCTATTACCAATGCTGTTTGCTGACTGATTCACGATGGCTGAAACCCCTATTTTCACGTTCGTTTTCAAAACTTTGTGGTTTACTGTAATGGGCACTAGGTTGGATACAGAAAGAAATAATCGTATAGACAGCATGGCGTTGAGAATGGAAACGATTGCTGAAATATGTGCTTTAGTTGACGGGCGAATTTATTACTCATCCCACTTCATCAGCACCCCATCCACAATCGCAACACCCCACTGCGGAAACTTCACTAGTAACTTCTTGATCACTATCACCAACGCAGGATCATCATTCCAACACTTCTGCAAGAAGTCCAACCCCGGATTCTGCCCTGAATTCGCCGCTCGATTCAGTTTTTCCCTTCTTACAGGTCGGATATTTGACCTTGCTACAATCGCCTCATGTGACCATTTTTCAGCACTGGGGACAGGCGCGGCGGAATTTTTACCTTCATCACTCCACAACAATTGCATAAAAAATATGCAGCCGCAGCTTCAACAATAGAAGTTATGGCAAGTTTATCCAGTAGAGAAGCGATCGCAGTTCCGTATGAGCGATCGCTATAATTAATCCCTAACCACAGGGATTGATTATTACAATAATATTTGCCACAGTGCTTTAACGATTGCAGTGCTAGCCCTCTCATGTCAACACTCTGAATAAATAAAAAGTAGATAATTGCTCTACTTAGCCACAAGTGAACAATCACCTCAGTAAATGTGTGTTTTTATTTTTCACTCGTAAATCCAAGCTACAACGGGTATATTAGCAGTTTTACGTAACACAAAGGGCTGGGTGTTGAATTCTGACGTTTTTAAATTATTTTAGATGTACCTTTAACCTAGCAGTTCAACGAGTGCTATCTGCAATGTCTACAAAAATTTTTCAACAATGATTTCGTCTATATATCTGCTGTTAATTTTGGCTTGTCTTTTGGCTATACCAATAATTTCAAAACTTTGGTTTTGGTAAGTAGCTAATGCTGCCATATTATCTGCACGAATATAAGTGAGCAGTTTTTCATACCCTCGCTGACGCGCAAGCTCAAACGTAGCATTAAATAAACTTGTAGCGACTTTTTGGCGTCGATATGACAGATCAACATAAGTTCCTAGCACTCCCACATGATCAAAGGCATGGGTGTAGCTAGCAAATGGTTCCATACTTTGAAATCCTACAACCTTTTGCTCGTGATAGCAGAGAGCTACATGGAATACTCCACGCACTGGGAAGTGCAAAATATACTCACGTTCAGCCTCTACAGTCAAGGGTGTATCAAACGCTGTGTATACTCCAGCCTCAATAATTGGATTCAAAATGCTGACAATAGCTTCAGCATCGTTAAGTTCAACTTCTCGAACCAATAAATCCACGTTCAATTACCTTTTAGCATTAACTCTTAAAGTTAATCAATACTCCGTCTGCAATTGCAATTCCCCACTGCGGAAACTTCGCCAGCAACTTCTTGATCACAATCTGCAAAGCAGGGTCATCCCAATACTCTTGCAAGAAGTCAAAACCCGGATTTTCCTCTGAATTCGCCACTCGATTCAGTTTTTCCCTTCTTACAGGTCGCATATTTGACCGCGCAACAATCGCCTCATGTGACCCTTTTTCAGTGACGGGCGCGGCGGAGCTTTCACCCTCATCAACTGCTTTGATTTCTATACCCAAAACTTGGTTTTCTCCTGGTAAGGAAGCAGAATAACCCTGTTTTATAAGCCTTGGTGTTTGATTAGCGTAAACGTGAAACAGCTTGTCGCTAGACATCGCTGGCAACAAAGACACTGGATGATTTGTATAGTTAAACAAGTCAACATATTTAGTTGATTTGAGCGAGTAATGCTAATATTTTCGACATTTTTTCGTGACATTAATAGCTATTTAACACACTCAATACCAATTATCGGTGTATATTTAAGAAAATCCTGCCAAAACTCCTGACCTTCTTGCCTTACCCCTAGGGTGTTGACTTTGTGAGAAACTAGCCAAAAAATTTTCATGCAATTTCCGTGTCGTTATTTGATGCAGTAAACACGGTTCTTCTCTTTCAAAGCATAGATTGACCGAAAACTTGATCGGACCAAGCTTCAATATCAAGATAACGAACTGTTTCTAAGGCAAGTTTTACAACAGATCCTGTCAACTTCATAGTAGATAAAGAAAGGCTCAAAATCATCTGACCTATCTGCTTAAAAGGACATCGAGAAGAAAACTGTTTATATTTGCTAAAAAGCGATTCAATTACATCAGAAGTCGCAAGAATTGTCTGTTCTGATTGAATTTTAGAACTTTCACTCGTCAAATAGTCTATAATCTTTAGTTGGAAATTAACTAGAGAATTGGCTCCCATTGTTAATTGCTGTAATTTCAAAACGCTGCTTAATTTTTGATTAAGTCCACAAGTTTTAAGATGAGTCTCTACAGTTCGAGTCACTTGAACCATTTGGCTCCAAATACTAAGCGGCTCTTGATAATTGATTAACCATCCTAATTTGGATTTTAATTTTTGCCTCAAAATGGCAGGTTCAATATTTGGTACCAGTTCCAATACTGCTCGGTTAAGGAATTTCTTGGTTGAGGCAAGCAGGGGGAGCAGGGGGAGAAATGGGGGCATGGGAAGAGTTTTGCCTCCCCTGCTTCCCCTGCTTCCCCTGCCTCCCCTGCTTATCCGAGCAGTATTGGTACCAGTTCTACTATTATGTCTATTGGAGAATCTAAAAGTTTAATAGCCCAATTAATCAGCCTTTCGATATTGAAATAACGATATTGAGAACGTTGAGATGGTGGAGATAAAAAAGATAGCTCTGTTTGTTGTAGTTGTTGTCGGCATTGTGTACATTGCTGGATAAAAGACTGATATTTCTCATCAGCTACTAACTCATGTTTGAGCAGTAAAGCCATTGCATGAGTCACATCATAGGTGTAAATCACTTCGGGATATTGTTGTTGATACAGTTTGATTCCTCTTTGGATATCACTACCGTGGTCAGCTATTATTTGTATTGGACGACCAACTTTTTTGGTTAGCTCAGAAAGTTTCTGCTCGATGTACTCCCCTTTAGTCGAGTACATAATTTCTAACGCCAGAAGTTCTACATCTTGATGTCCTAATCCTCGCTTTAAAGGGAAAACTTCTTCTTCAAGGAGTTGTTGTGAAACTCCCAACACTACTAAAGCTTTTTCTGTTCCAAGTTCTACAGTCAAATCAACGATAAAGATCCAATCACTTCGATATTCTTTTTCTCTGTTGAGTTCGTATAGTCCAATTCGCCCTAACCATTTTCTAATACTACTAAAGCTTGGAGTTCCGTGTTCGGAAAAATTAACGTACAACTCAAATGTTTTCTCAACTCCTCGCAAACTATTGCCACAATTGATAACTTGTTGTAACGATATTTGAATTGTTTCGACTGAATAATGATGCCCCTTTGCTATCTGAGCAAGAGCCTGTCCACTTGTTTCCAAGTTAGCTAGAGCGCTTATAATTATCTCTTTTTTTTTCGTCGCCTATCTCAATATTCTGTTTGAGTAGCTTTGATTCCGCATTTTTTGCTCTGCTTTTCCAATAGTCTCGTGAGGCTGATGAATCTCTGACTTTTATTTCTAATGCTCTGAGTTTTTTCTGTTTTTCCAAAGCTCTCTCTTTCCAATTGTCTCGACCATTGCGAAACAATCTTGCTAATCGGCTGCTTGGGCTTTTAAACTCTTGCATTAACTTTTATGCAGCTACATACTTCTTGTGTGAGAATTTACCACCTTAAAACCCTCAGAGTCAACACCCTACACCCATGCCGCATTTAAGTTTTTTGGCTATCTTAAAGTGAGTTGTTATCTACTTGTTTTCGCCTTTCCAAAAGCGCAACTCGTTTCGGAAATACCTGTCAGTTTTCTTGGACTGGTTTCGCCAGTGATCCCAGGCAACTATCACCTCATCTCCTAATTCTTCTACCACTTCGCCCCTTTCAACATACAAAGTGCGGTAAGGGTCAGCGTGGCCCGGATTTCTCACAAGACTTTAGAAAAGAGGGGTCAAAAACTGCCAGAATGTATGTTGCAAAAGAATTCTAGCAGTTTT
It includes:
- a CDS encoding immunity protein TriTu family protein; translation: MLSDFECWIQEKYQEIEKLGYKAEVVKSPSDINEPSTRLDLDSDNYIARITLWESGESYLEIVDVLSENMVFNEYIVIDKNMNFSEAFEKFFTRLRQ
- a CDS encoding O-acetyl-ADP-ribose deacetylase; amino-acid sequence: MEVILGDITKLEVDAIVNAANTSLLGGSGVDGAIHRAAGAELVDECRSLRGCKIGDAKLTKGYRLPASFIIHTVGPVWRGGNNKEPELLAQCYYKCMQIAGDKEFNTLAFPCISTGIYKYPKILAAEIAVKICEEQLQKNGCPQRVIFCCYDQENYEIYTKILSEMIH
- a CDS encoding DUF6748 domain-containing protein, producing MNKISLNYKASIIPLLGAIIVSNGFFSKVSAQNISAPETTDSVAATVKNQEFPQWGYYTIRRDVRRCAFPICGGYFIKQVNLKATPCLDGVFRSECYVSAIDWSSLKVPPSQLVKIQNDDGSRLLLRGNIVPVTFPSFGEFGNLRVKEAFYAATNVPAKGTFVALKDNGIRCITTPCFSTDNLVLNKPKTAQVSSIDLSQTGATQKQLDAATNEVFDQGLIAVGKTEVVGNSDPTKRDTKFVATQFYLRVEPN
- a CDS encoding GNAT family N-acetyltransferase gives rise to the protein MDLLVREVELNDAEAIVSILNPIIEAGVYTAFDTPLTVEAEREYILHFPVRGVFHVALCYHEQKVVGFQSMEPFASYTHAFDHVGVLGTYVDLSYRRQKVATSLFNATFELARQRGYEKLLTYIRADNMAALATYQNQSFEIIGIAKRQAKINSRYIDEIIVEKFL